Part of the Musa acuminata AAA Group cultivar baxijiao chromosome BXJ3-10, Cavendish_Baxijiao_AAA, whole genome shotgun sequence genome, TGGAgacatattatttttcttattaaaACATCTGCAGTTTTGGTGCTCACAGGTCATGAAGAAATCGACGGTCTCCTTGAATCTGAGGCTGATCATCCCTCATTTCTGGAACGGCCAATTGAGTTTCAGCTGAAAGAGGACTAACAATGCTGATGGTTCTCTTGCTTGAAAATGAAGAACACTGATGCTCCTGGCAAATCCATTCATGACTTCTTATTCTTGTCTGTTTGCGTGTTAATCATGTCAGTTTCTTTGTTTAGATGGAATGTAGAACTAGAAGAATTTTGGCCAATCCAATCTTTAAAATAATGTCAGGTTGTGTGTAAGTTGGATTTTACATAAATAGCAATCTCTCAGATACTCCaagtcacatatatatatatatatatatatatatttcgtatGGAATCTTTTGTGCAGAATATTCTGTCGCGATCCAATCGTATGGTACAGTCGGGGAAGCCGACCTGGCAATCGCACCTGTTGCGTGGGACCCACGTTTGTTGGGGAGGGTGTGGTTGTGGGTGCTGCGGGAAACGCATCTCGCCACAATAATTGGGGGAGAACGACCGGCCACGTGGGTTGGTGGCGGAAGCTTGTCTTGTTATGTCCTCGAGGTGCCGACGGGCCCCACGTGTCCGCTCGCCATGGATGCATGCATGGGTGAGAACGCATGCCCATGGCTCGTCCCAAGGCATCATGCCCATGTATGGATGTCATGGTACGCCGCGACCGATCCACGTCCACACATACGACCCAATGGGAGCTCTTAGTGGACTCTACGTTGACTTTGCAGCCTCTCCTCTCCCAGGAATAGAAGACGGAAAAATATTTCTTAGCCTTAAAGAAcgcataatattaattatttctcaAGTCGGAAGCAGTACATCTCACCGAAACATATCATTCTACTCCAAATGACAATTATGCCTGATGCTTTTGTTTACTCGTCTATGATCTGTAGCAGAGAGTACAAGAGAAGACAGACTCGTGCAGTTCAGTCAACTCAGTTGATGAGAGTCGAAGAAGATAATGCATGTCTCAGGTACTCGAAGAGCTTTGGCTTCCATGTCCGTGCTGCTGTCGAATGGTTGTGCTGCATGCTTCTCTTCTGTCTTCCGATACTCGAAGAGCCTTTGTTTTGTTTGCTTCGATTACTGGAAGATGCTGTGGTGTTGAGTACACGGAGACGCTACCAGTTAGGCCGAGAGTTGTACCACTGCATAGTATGATGGCCACCTTCTTCCTGGCTTTGGCACCTTCATCTTCATCACGGTGTACTCGACAGCCATAAGTCAACATCTCTGTTCTCGTCTTTTTATTGGGTTCTTTAAGGGGAGAAATGTTTTCTAAAATTGGcttcttcatatatatatttatatattataatccAACAATCCGTTTGATATTGAAATTTATATTATACTCTTCCTAGTCTTTCTGTTCCCATTATATCACATTCCGCACCATACGATATAACGGATGAGATGGTCGATCATATCGTAATCCTATCATGATGGCATAATACCGCCATAAAACTCACGAAGAACAACACCCTCACCTGCCAAAGCGGCGCCGAGAGAGAGGAAGGGATGGGTAGTTTGAGCTATTCCTCCGAAGAGGAATTCCCTGTTTCGATCCCTAATCCAAACCCTGACCCTAAGAGGgctaagaggaagaagaagaagaagatttggaGGAGAGCGGAAGAAGAGATGGAGGAGATGGGGTTGGAAGAGGCGTGGCCGCGGAGGAGCCGGCCCGGCGGGGGAGTCACGCTCGAGGGGTACGTGGAGGGGGCAGATCGGGGCCCGGACGGTGCCGACGGGGTTGGGAGGACGAGGAGCCTCACCGACGACGACCTGGAGGAGCTCAAGGGGTGCTTGGACCTGGGTTTCGGCTTCAGCTACGAGGAGATCCCCGAGCTCTGCGGCACGCTGCCGGCCTTGGAGCTCTGCTACTCGATGAGCAGGTCGTTGGAGGCGGCTGGCGAACCGTCCGTGGCGGCGGAGCCGTGCGCTACGCCTCCGGTCGCCAATTGGAAGATCTCCAGTCCCGGTAAGATGCCATCTTTGCTTCTTGTACGATCCCTTCTTCGCTCCTATGTGCATCTTGCATCCACACGCGAATCTTAGAAGATCACCTTGAATGCTTTGCTGGGAGGTTCTGATCCGACAAAGGAGGAAAACAAAAATCCAAACATTTTCAAGGATTTCAGATCAAAACACTCATTTTATTACGTTCGctccttttccttctttttgggGAAGGATCTATCCACTGAAATAACTGTTGACTGCTCCACTTTCTTTCATATCAATTTACACACAGCACTTCTGAATCTCGCATACTTTCAGTCCACGAACAAGCGTGTTGTGATCTTAGCTTATGATGTCTTCGTTGATCTTCCATCATCAAGTTCATTTTTTTATCTCCTCCCCTGTTTTCCCAACTGACATGATCTGCTTTCGTTGGCTGAAATGCCAATAGCTCATGATCATCCCAATTGTCTTATTGTGCCTGTTGTTCCTcagttcttttcttttcctctgtAATTTACAGGTGACCATCCCGAAGAAGTTAAAGCAAGACTGAAGTATTGGGCCCAAGCAGTGGCATGCACTGTCAGATTATGCAGCTGATGGAGACGGTCCATGTAGATCCAACAGCCAGTGGTGCTATGTCTCAACACGGCGAATTATTCTCTGCCATATGTTGCCCGAGATGCTCTGCAACACTCTCTCAGTGGCACAGCAAGGCTCGAATGCGATGTGGCTGCTGAAGCAGAGGCACAGAGAAAGTGTTCCTGAAATCTGAGATCACTAATAATATCTTGTCTTGTAGTATGTATGATCTTTCTGCATCAGGAATAATTGCAGTTTTGCTACACATGATATATATATCATGATGATGTTAATATGAATTCTGCTTCAACAACTGCTGCAAGAACACTCTTCGCTTCCCCAGCAAATTGGTGCTACAAATCCCAAGCGATCGAGGTGTCTGAAACGGGAAAGGTGAGAACTTTTCCTGTCCAAAATAGAAAGAATAACCAACGTTTGCTAGTCCGATTGCATCTGATTCAAATACTTAAGAAAAAAACAATAATAAAGGAGAATGAAAGTCGCCTTAAAAGAACAGAAACCATACCGATTCAAGTCTCAGATATCGAATCGAGAAGAGGGTTTTGACTGGAGACGTCGATGCAGGAGAAGAGGGGGCAATTCTGGTCCCTTTTTTGGTGACGTCATctcgaaggaggaggagaacgacCGGAGATAAGCGGATCGGGTTCGTCACCTATCAGGATGTGAGGTTTCGGATGTCCACTATCCGACCCGGTAATCTGACGGATCTGATAAATCCACGTGGCTCGACCAAGCTTCCACAACAAGTGATAACTAGATTGGTGGGTCCCACAAGGGTCCAATCACATAGCAGGTTCGTGGGTTGGGAACCACCAAGTCGGCAAATGGAGGAATGCTTCGTGTCCTGCGTACGGAGCTTTAGTCGCGATTCGGGGCGCCGGTAGCCGATATGGGGCGTGGTCACCGACCACGCGAGCATCTGGATCAAATCATTACTCGAGTTGCTGCATCAAGCGGCGCTCGTTCAAAACTGCATTTTAAAGCGAAGAAAGGCTACCGTATCATAACAATCACGTTTTTGTGTGTTAACCGGTACGCTACCTACTGCTCGACTCATACCCACTTGACGATCGGTCGTTTACCAATGGAACTCACTTGCTTCCACCAACCAAATGTGTCGTTTGGAGGTGTAAAGTTTGGTGAGCGCAGGTTTATTAGTGTTTGTGTGATATATTATAAAAGGAAACAAACGTGTGAAGACTTTCCGCTTCCCATATCGTCGCCGTGGCCTCTGCCGCTTTCCGGTGATTCTTCTCGGCCATCTCTCGAGTTCTATAAATCCGGATCTCAAGAACCCTAATGATCTCGGGATCCCATTGAGAAGGCCTCGAATCTTGTGATCCCCGCCGGATTTGCAGGTGGCGACGGTAACGATCTTGCTTCGACTTGGACTCCGTTGGATTAGATCTGGTTTCGACCGCCTCCAGTCTGCGACGAGCGCGGTCGAAGCTAAGCTAGGTGAATCTTGATCTGGAATCTTGGTCAGTCTCCGAAACCTTACCTCAATTATGACTATGGGCTTTATTTGCGGGCTTACATTTTATCTTTGAGGATCATATATGATTTGAATAGAATACTCATAGCGGAGATGTGGTTTTCTGTTGTCTTTTTTGTTTGGGAATGTGTGATGTTTTATTTTGCTGGCAAGTTTGAAGTGAGAGCGCTTTTGGTTTTATGGGCCTGAAGTCATAGGATTCATCATGAGATTTCCGGGTGTCATCTGTTTGGTTCGTTCCAATTTCTAGGCCAATTGTTATATGGAGGTCGCTTTTGGTATATTTGTTTGTTTTACATGTTGCTCCTTGATCTTTTATAAGGTTATACTTGTCGAAACTTTTCAGCATTGGATGATCATGGATTATCTTTACTTCCTATACTCTTTGCTTATTGTATGCTCTCATGTTCTCAGGTCTGGTGTTGTTGATACcacaacaagagatttgatttctgGAACTATTGGCCGTCTATAGGCCAATTAGCAAGAGGGGTTACATTTGAGATGCCAAAGAACGGGATGATCGAATGCAGTTACTGTCACTCCAAATTTGTTTCACCAAGCCCCAGATCTGTATCAAGGGCATATGATAAACATAGAAGTAATGTGTCATCAAAATATCGtgctctcaacttccttcttgttgTGGGTGATTGTATCTTGGTCGGTCTCCAGGTAATTTATATTGAATGGGCATGTAATCTTCAGATTTAGTTTTCCTTTAGAATATAGCAGAGTGTTGCACGCTTACATTTTATTCCTAGTGGCACAAGCTTGACTCGGTTTGCTTCTGTTTTCATTGGTAGAAATAGTTGAAACTTCGCTCATTTTCCATCTGTTGCCTTAGACACATGAATTAAGCGCTGGTCGGTACACATTGTGGTTGCCACATAATATGTAAATTTCCAGCAAATTATATGTACAGACAGAGGTGTTTTC contains:
- the LOC103968427 gene encoding uncharacterized protein LOC103968427 is translated as MGSLSYSSEEEFPVSIPNPNPDPKRAKRKKKKKIWRRAEEEMEEMGLEEAWPRRSRPGGGVTLEGYVEGADRGPDGADGVGRTRSLTDDDLEELKGCLDLGFGFSYEEIPELCGTLPALELCYSMSRSLEAAGEPSVAAEPCATPPVANWKISSPGDHPEEVKARLKYWAQAVACTVRLCS